AGGGCAACGCGCGTCTGTTCCGCCGCGGCGTCACCGCGGTGATGGGGGCCGGGATCCTCGCCCTGGTCGTCGCCACGGGCGTAACCGGCGAGAGCTACAAGACGAGCACGGCGGACAACAAGGCCCGGATCGTCCAGCTCAAGGGGCAGTTGGACGATGCCCGGTCCACGCCTGCGAAGGCGGACGTCGGCGCGCGGTTGTCCAAGCTCACCGAGGCGGCAGCCGTCGACGCGAAGAAGGTCGCGTCCGGGGAGCAGGCCTTCGCCACGTTGTACCACCAGGCCGGCGTTCAGCCCAGCCCGCGCAACGGGGCACCGAACCGGGCCACGCTGGAGATCATCAAGCACCGCCGGGACATGGCCCCATTGTTCAGCAAGAGCTCCTTCCTGGTCAGTGACAAGGAGGCGTACAGCACTTCGTCGCTGACGCCGTTCGATGCGACCACCGAGATCGATCCGCGCCACGCCTGGTACATCCGCTACGCGGGCCAGAACGCAGCTGCCCCGAGCACGTACGCGTGGAAGGTCGAAACGGTGATGCCCGATCTAAGAGTGAAGGACGGCTCGGGCGCGACGAACGAGGCAAAGGTCGTCTGGCTGTGCCGGGACACGAAGAGCGGCGAGGTGCTCGCCTGGGCGAGCGCGCGCTACGTGCGCAACGGCACGGCGGGGGCCTTCGATCGCTTGGCGCTCGTGGTGACCGCGGCCGGTGCTCAGTACGAGAGCCCCGCGATCAAGATGCCGGCCGGGTCCGGAGCCCCTGAACTCAGCGACACGGGCACACAGAAGAAGGGCGGGAAGCGATGACGGAGCAGACGGCAGCACCCACACGACGGGGATTCTTCCGGCGCAACGTCTCGGTCCTGGCGACGGCAGCGGTCCTCACGGTCGTCGCGACAGTTGCCAGTGTGACTTGGAGCAGCCAGCACGCGGCCCTGGCTGAGCAGGAAGCCCAGGTCAACGATGCCGAGGGACATCTGGCAGGCATCCAGAAGAGGAATGCCGAGCAGGTGAACGCGGACGTTATGGCGGCCCTGGGTGTCAGCCGGAACCGGCTGAGTGCCGACAGTGAGCGCATCAGGTCGCTGCTCTCGATGGCTTTCACGTGGGACTCGGGACAGAGCTACGAGGCGGCGCGCGAGGGTCTGAAGAGCCGGTTCGGTCTCATTGAGAGCGATATGTTCCTGAGGTCGTTCATGCCTTCGTCGAGATTCAACGAGGACTCCCAGGGGCGGCGTTACTACTACATCGACACAGTCGGCCTGAACTCGGCCCTCGGCGCGGATCCGGACATCGAAGTCGTTGACGTCAAGGCGGGTGTCTACACCTACGCCGCCCTGGCCGATATCGAGGTCACCTCCGACGCAGCGAACCAGAACAAGTCGAGCAAAGCCAGTGTCACGGCGCACCGGCGCGCGCTGCTCTTCGTCACGTTCGACGCCCGGGGCAAGGTCTCGAATCTCTCCGGCATCCCGGCAAGCGGCGAGACCCGCCATTCCGGATAGACATGACTCCCTTTCGACTAGCCTCATTGATAGAGTTGCACTGACATTCAAGTGAAGCGGTGAGTTGAGGACCAATGGAATCGACACAGATCGATGAGTCAGGTGGGAGCGCATGTGGGTGCGCTGCTGTGCTTCGTACTCTCCGCGGGGTTCTCCGGCGGTCATAGCGCGGTGAGCGATAGGGCTGCATCGGAGATCTCCTCTCTGCAGGAGCAGATCAGGATCACCGAGGCGAAGACGGCGGCGCTACCGAAGGCCGACGACGCCGAGCGTGGTCTGACCGCGGCTCTGACGGCGGCTGGCCAGGTCGCCAAGCTGCAGAACGACTACCGCTACCTGACGCCCAGCGTGGCGGCAGACGGCGGCACGCTCGTCACGGCGACGAGTCAGTCGACACTGCGCAACCTCATCCCCTACTTCACGCCCTCGGCGCACTGGACGAACCTAAAACCGTGGTACCTGCTCGCCAGTGACAAGGGCGTGGCAGCCGGCGTCGGGATCCCGATGAGCTTCAGCTCCGGCTTTGAGTGGGCCGCCTAGGTGCCCTACCTAGTCAACGACGACAGCACCATCGCCGCGACCTGGCTGGCGATGGAGACCAGGACCGGTACGGGCGAGAAGCCGGCGCACTGCTGGCCTGGGCCCGCGCCGACTACGACCTGGTCCGCAAGTCGTTCGTGAACATCCAGACCGGCACGACGGCCACCGGCGAGGCCCTGAAGCAGGAGGTGACGGCACCATGAAGGGGGAGATCAAGGACAAGTTGCGCCGACCCGCCGGGAAGATCCTGCTCGGCGGTGCCGGGGCGCTGCTCGTGCTCTGGGTGGTCACGCTCGGAACCGGCCTGCTCAGCGACGGCCCGGCCGCGTCGGACACCCAGGCCGATGCGGTTGTTCAGAAACTCGAAGGCAACCTCGGCGACGCCCAGGCCAAGCTCGCAACACAGCACACGGCGCGGCTGGTTCAGCTGCCCGGCATGGACATCGAGCGAGTGAACCGTGACAGGGCGACGGGCCGGTCCCTCCTGCTCAGCCTCACCGACAGCTCGACGTCAACCCGGACCGTCAAGGAGCAGCAGGTGCTGCTCGACGCGTGCCACGGCTTCCTCGACCACAGGTCCCGGGTGCTCACCATTCGTACCAGAGTGTGTGAGTCGGCTGCAGGACCTGAACTACTCGCACACGGGGGTGGCTCGGCTCGATCCAGTCCGCGTCGGACCGGATCAGAACAGCGCTGCCAAGAGCGAGTTCCTGGTCTTCACCTACTCCACCTCTCACAGCGAGGAACAGCCCTCCCCCAAGCCGACCGGGTGAGCAAAGCGGCCACCGCTTCAGCACGCACCCCAGAGGACCCCGACGAGACATAAGGACACGAACATGTCGACCCAGACCCTGGAGAAGACCGAGACGACCGCCCCGACAAGCACGGCCGTGACAGCGAAGAAGACCATGGCGAAGCCCGCGAAGGAACAGAAGGACTCGAAGCTGCGCACCGGATGGCGGCGTCTGGCCCCGAAGAAGGAGACCGGCAGGTTCTCCGTTGTGGTGTGGGCGGGGTTCTTCCGGGCCATCATCATTCTCGCCGACTACCTGCTGGCGTTCATCACGGCCACGGTCATCATTCCGCTGCTGGGCGCATGGCTGCACCAGCAGTCGGGCGCATCCCGGGGTGCGCTCAGTGCGGACGGAACCATCGCCATGTGGCTGATGCCGCTCCTCTTCCTGGTCGCACTGCTCGCCGCGGGCGAGATCGTCGTGATGCGCGGCATGTGGCGCTGGGCAACGCGGATGATCGCGAAGATCCGGCACGCCCGGGGTGAGTCGACCGGCGCTGACGTCACACCGAAGTCCACGACCAGGACCACCAACCAGAGCAAGACCAACGGCAAGAGGAGCAAGTGATGCGCACCGCAGGACTGACGATGAACGACGTATGGGCCCACCGTGTCCTGCGTGAACGAGGAGTGGAGACGTACCGGCTGGAGGGGGTGACCGCCGAGCTCGGCGTCATGGTCGAATCGCTCGACCTCAAGCACCGGGGCAAGGAGGAGAACTACCGCCCCTATCTGCACATGGCGGGCGAGCTCCGCTCGGTCACCCCGGCCAAGGCCCTGCCGTTCGGCATCTCCCAGGTGACCTACTCCCCCGGCCAGGGCGAGAAGGTAGACGCCTTCTACGAGTTCGACGACGAGCAGCTGGTCGTGCTCGCCAGCAAGGGCTACTTCACGAGCGGCTTCGCAGTGCCCGAACAGGTCACCGGGATCGAATGGGAGCTGCCGGCCACGGCGGACATGCTCGTACTCGCTCCGTCGGGGGCGCAGACCGAAGGCGATGTGCCCGTGGTCTTCACCCAGATCCACGACATCGGAGGCCTAGAGATCGATCTCGAGTCCAGCGGCTACGACCTCGCGGGCTACTTCGCCGACCACGCCAAGGACGGCGTCCCGCGGGCTGAAGCCGTAGTCGATGCGCGCGGGCTGAAGGCACGCTCGGACGCGATCAACTCGCTGTTCACCGAGGACGAGCTGGGCCTGGACACCGAGGTCAAGCAGGTCGTCGGAGCGCCCGTACCTGAGGCAGCGCCGGTCGCTGACAGCATCAGCGCGCGTCTGCAGCAGATCGAGGCGGAGATCGCCGCCGAACGGGAGCAGTACCAGACCGAGCGCGCGAGCACCGAGGGCACCACGGAGAACCTCTACCGGGATCGCGTGGCGGCAACGTTGCAGACGGCTGAGGAGCCGTTCACTCCCCCGGTTCCGACCTGTGAGGCGCAGCGCGACCTGAACCTGGATCTCTTGGAGCGAGAGGAGCAGGAGCAGGAGTCCCGGCGGCGTGAGGTCAAACCCGTTCCGAGTCTGGACGAGCGCAAGCGCCAGGTGGCCCAGCGTGCGGCCGGTCTGGATGTCGGCGAGGACGGCGAGCAGAGCCTGGGGTCTTGAGGGCGGATCAGGCATGACGAGCGCGGCCCCGGTTGCTGGCGAGCGGCAGCCGGGGCCGTAGTGCATCGGTACCGAGACAGGAAGGAGAGCGACGATGGGCCTGAAGCAGGACATCGTGATCGTCAATGAGTTCAGCGTGCCACTGCCCGGCGGCAAGGGGTCGCGCGGTGCGACGCCGGGTGACTACGTCACCCGGTACATGGCCCGCGAGCAGGCAACCGAGTCGCTGGCTCCGATCCAGCGCCTGCGCACCGACGACTTCATCATGCGCTACATGGCGCGGGAGTCCGCCGTCGAGCGCGCCTGCATCTCGCGGAGTGCGGCGAAGCATGAGATGCGCCAGGCCCAGGGCGACGGCGGTGTGGCCTTCGGCTACGGCTCAGTCTCACTCTCCGATGAGCAGCTCAAGGCGGCCAGCAAAGACATCCAGCACTACTTCGACGCTGGGCACACCGTGCTCAAGACGGTGCTGTCCTTCGACGAGGAGTACCTGAGGAAGCACCGCATCGTCGATCAGGACTTCCACTGCGAGGCACGCGGCGACTACCGCGGCCACATCGACCAGATGAAGCTGCGCATGGCGATCATGCACGGTCTGGAGCGGATGAGCTCGGGCACCGGCGGCTTCGACGACCTGCGCTACGTCGGGGTCATCCAGATCGACACCGAGCACGTGCACTGCCACCTGGCCATGGTCGACGCCGGCCGGGGCCAGGTGACGAAGACCGGTACGCAGCGCGGCAAGCTCCTGGACCGGCACAAGTCCAGGCTCCGCCGCGGTATTGACGCCTGGCTCGATGAGAAGCAGGCGGTGGCTCATCTCTCCAGCGCCGTCGGCTACGAACGGCGCAACGTCACCACCTTCATCAAGCGGTGGGCTCACGAGCGGATCCGCGCCGAGTCCCTGCCGCAGTTCCTGCTTGCTTGCCTGCCAGCAGACCGAACATTGTGGCGCGCCGGCTCGAATGACGCCCGCATGCGCAAGGCGAACCAACTGGTGACCGAACTGGTGAAGGAGCAACTCGACCGTGCCGGGTCCCCGATGCCGGAGGCGATGGAGCGCATCGTCGACTACGCCAACGAGCGCCGCGCGAAAGAGTCTCTGAGCACGGAGGAATGGCAGAAGCTGGTCGAGCGGGGACGCACGCAGATCATGGAGCGCGCCGTCAACGGCATCTACCAGATGCTGCGGGCCTTGCCGGAATCGGAGCTGCGGGTGCGCACGCCGATGCTCGAAGTCATGGGGATGGACTACCAGCAGATGGCGGCGCTCGCCGCGGACCGGCAGGGCGAAGACGAGAATGCTGAGGCCGACTTGCTCTCCTTCGGCTTCCGGCTGCGCAGCTACGCCTCACGCCTGCAGCATCACCGGGAGAAGGCCGGGGTCTACCGCGACCTCACACGCCAGTGGGAACAGGCCGAGAACGCCGGCGTCGCCGCCGAGGACTCGCGCCCGCTCTACGACTTCTACCGCTTCGAGGAGAACTACCACCGGCGGCTGATGAGCAAGTACCGGCACTTCCTGCCCTTCCTCGGGGACGCCGGCCAGTGGTACGAGCAGCAGCAGGACGTGGCGACCTACGGCCAGCGGCTGCTCTCGCTCATGGCGCTGCGCGCGGATGCCTCCCTGCAGCAGACGAAAGACCCTGAGATGGCTGAGAACCTGGGCCGGACGATCTACGATCAGCCCGGCGGCCGACTTCTGACCGAAGGCAACCGCGGCCGGGCGGTGCTGGATGCGCGCATCCGGACGATGAAGCAGTCCTATGACCAGAAGCTGGACGGCCTGCGGGCTGATCTCGCGTCCTGCGGCCTGGTGCTGCGCGTGGGGCCGAGCGCCGATGACCAAGCGAGTACCGAGACCGACGCGGCCAGCACGGACTTCAAAATCGTCGCCGGTGCCGCGTATGACTTCGACGAGGTCAAGGCTCTGGACCTGCACCACCTGGGCTACGACTTCGTCACCGACGTCGCGATCGGGCCGCACGCACACCATACCTTCGCCGAGACGACCAGGAACCGCCGGCGGCTGCTGCTGGCGGCGATGGACTACCTGGACCAGTCCGGCCAGGCCGAGGCGATTCCCGATCTGCCGGTGGACGATGTCGCGGCGATGACACGGGTCTCCCAGGAGCTGACACCTCAGCAGACGGACGAGGAATCCAGCACCCTTGTGCTGCGCTCCCGAATCGCGGAGCTGCGCGCCGAGCGCGAGCAGGCCGAGCGGATGCGGCGATCCAAGGCTTCGTCACTGGACGCCGACCTCGCCGTGCGGGTCCAGGCCCAGGTCGACCAGGCTGTGATCACAGCGGACGCCGGAATCGAATTCGACTCGCAGCAACCCACTATCCAGACTGACTTTCGGAGCGAACAGAAAGACTAGTCGCCGATCTTGTCGAATGCTCTATGAGAGTATTAGCGTGAAGGGCGTTCGACGGGACTCGATGCCCTGTCCGGACGATGTGACTGCTCGCGGCCGACTTGTCAGATGACAGTCGGAACAAGCGGAAGGAAGAGATCATGGTACTCCTGAAGGGCAAGGGCGCGATGACCGGAGTCAACCTCATCGCAAGGGTCTACAAGAACGGCGTCACCAAGGACGGCAAGTCCCGGTACGCCGATGTCCAGGTCGACGCTCGAGATCCGCGCGGTCCGGAGCAGACGAACCTGCATCTGAAGTCCGATCGGGATCAGGGTGGGGACGGCAAGGTCCGCTACAACAACGGCGCTCCGTACTCCACCGGCCAGATCGAGGAGATCGTCAAGGCCGCGGGTCCGAACACCGAGCCGATCCTGAACAGGGACGGCAACGAGGTCGGTACCGTCTACGGCTTCAAGGGCAACGTGATGCCCGCGACGCGCGGCACTGGCCTGGTGGTCAACACCAAGTCCGTCGAGGCCTCCGAGTTCAAGGTCGACGACAAGACGCTGGAAAACCAGTTCGCGTCCATGCGCGCCGCATGCGAGGCACGGGCGGCGGCCAAGGAATCGCAGGCTCAGGCCCCGGCTCCCGAGGCCAAGCAGGAGCAGGCAGCCGAGGTCGATGAGCCGGCGGTCGGCTGAGACCGAGGTCGCGTCAAGCCTTATCCGAAAGGCCCCTGGATGTCACTGGGCGAACTCGCCGTCGCCGCAAGCAGAATGCTCGCCGTAGGCCTCGCTGCCGTGGGTGCCTCGATGTACTTGCGGCGCCGCTCCCGTCAGGGCGATCAGCCGGCCTCGCACGGCTGATCCACGGATCCCCAGCGCGTCCGCCTCATCCCCGCCGCCGTCTTCGGCAGCACGCTCAGCGTGAGCATCGTGCTCGTCGTGCTGCCGATGCCCGTGGCCGGCGCCCTGCCCTGCCTGCTCCTGGCCTGCGCCGTACTGCAGGGCGCGGCCACGGCCCATCGTCTTCCGCGGCCTGTGGCACCATCGCGCCTCCTACACGCCGAGCCGAACAGCCGCCGATCCCGCGGGCACCGGCCACCCGGCCGTTGCCCAGGCCGACGCGCCGCGCACAGCCTGACCTCGCCTCCAACCCGCCCGCCTCTTGGGGGAGTTCACCGTGTCCCATCCCATGCTCCTTGCCATCGGCTCCGGCCCGCGCCCCATGCGCGGCTACCTGCTGGAGCAGACCGCCGCCCACTACCCGCTGCTGCTGATCAACGACGCGCCCCTGACCTGGCAGAAGCCCTACGTCATCGACCACGAGATCGCCGATCTCAGCGACCCGATCGCGGTGAACACCGCCGCCGCCTCCCTCGCCGTGCGATGGCCCATCGTCGGCGTACTGACCTGGGACGAGTTCCACCTGATGGCCGCTGCCCGGCTCGCACACAGCCTCGGCGGACTGCCCGGCAACACCCTCGCGGCCGTCGCCGCCGCCCGGGACAAGGCCACATCCCGCCAGCGCTTCGCCGCCGCCGGAGTACCCTCCGCCGCCTCCACCTGGGTGCACTCCCTGGACGCCGCGGCCTCGGCGGCAGAACGCGTCGGCTACCCGGTCGTCATCAAGCCCGCCGCCTACACCGGCAGCATCGGCGTCATCCGCGTGGACACCATCGCCGATCTGCCCGCAGCCTGGGCCATCGCCTCCGCCGGCGCCGTCCACCAAGGCCCGGACGGAGACGGCGTCCTCGTGGAGGAGTACCTCCACGGAGACGAGATCTCCGTGGAAAGCGTCACCCACCGCGGCGTCACCAGCGCCGTGGCCGTCACCCGCAAAGCGGTCGGCTTCGCCCCCTACTTCCTGGAGACCGGGCACAGCGTCAGCGTCGGCGACCCGCTCCTGTACGAGGTCGCCCCCGTCGCCGCGGCCGCCCTGGAGGCGCTCGGCATCACCCACGGCGTCAGCCACACCGAACTCCGCCTCACTCCACAGGGGCCGAAAGTCATCGAGGTCAACGCCCGCCACGGCGGCGACCTCATCGGCGAACTCGTGCGCCTGGCGACCGGGATCTCCCTGCCCCTGGCCGCCGCCGCCCTCGCCTGCGGCGAAATCCCTAACCTGCGCCCCACCCGGCGGCGCAGCGCCGCCATCGGCATGATCTACCCGCCCGCCGAGGGCATCGTCACCCACCGCGGCCTGCGGCCCGGCAGCGACCAGCATCTGGAGCACTTCCAGTGGCTGTGCGATGTCGGTGACACCGCCACCCTCACCCCCTCCAGCACCACGCCGAACAACATCCGCGCCGGGTACGCGGTCGTCAGCGGCGACAGCGCGCACGACGCCCAGCAGCACCTCGCCGATATCCTCGCCCGCGCCGAGGTGAAGGTCACCTCCACCGTCCCCCGCGCCGCGTGAGCAACTCCGGCTCGCCGCCCGCTGCTTGAAGGCGAGCGCTTCAACCACCAGTTCGAGCGACCCCCGACGCCGGAGGGCAGCGAATCCGCGTACGGCGGATAAGCGACCCGCGACCAGCGCACGGAACGAAAGGCCCCGGAGTCGACTTCAGAGACTCTCGCATTACCTATTCAATGCCCTATCGAATTCGACTCGTGATAGGATTTTAACTGATTTTCCAGTCGAATCATCAATCCAGTCGAGAGGTCTTGCGCGGCATGTTCCACGAGGCACAGCTCGATGAGCGCTACCCACTCCTGTCCAAGCTCTCGCAGCCACTGAAGAAGGCCGAGCGCGACATCGTCGGCCGTGAGCGCGAGACGATGCAGCTACTGGCCTCGATGTGTCGCCCCGAGCTGTGCAATGCGCTTCTGCTGGCCGAAGCCGGAGCGGGCAAGACCGCGTTGGTCCAGGCCACGATGCTCGTGGATCCGGATCGCCTCTATCTTGAAGCGGACCCGGCACGCATGATCTCCGAGGCGGGCGACGCCGAGACCATGGCCGCGATGCTCAAGGGCTTCTTCGACGAGGCTGAGCGCTTCGTCAAGGACGAAGCGCACGAACTGGTCCTTTTCATCGACGAGTTCCACCAGATCATCCAGCTCTCCGACGCCGCGGTCGAGGCGATCAAGCCGGTCCTCGCCGCCTCGGGACCTCGTGGTATCAGGATCATCGCGGCGACGACTTACGAGGAGTTCCACCAGCACATCTCGTCGAACCAGCCGCTTGTCGAGCGCTTGCAGCGCATCAACCTCAACCCGCCGGGCCAGGAGACGACGATTACCATCCTCAAGGGGATGGCCGAGCGCTACGGGGTGGCCGACGAGTTCTACGACGACCACATCTTCCGGCAGATCTACGAGTACACCCAGCGCTACATGCCGGCCAGCGCCCAGCCGCGCAAGTCGATCCTCGTACTCGACTCCATGGTCGGCTGGCATCGCCTGACGCACCGGCCGATGGACCGGGACCTGCTCTCGGACGTGCTCATGGAGTCCCTGAACGTGAACGTCGCATTCCGGGTCGACGGCGCGAAGATCAAGAAGCATCTGGATACGAAGGTGTTCAGCCAGGACCTGGCAACACATGCGGTGGCAAGACGGCTGCAGCTGTCGGTGGCGGACCTCAACGACAAGGGAAAACCGATGGCGAGCCTGCTGTTCACGGGCTCAACGGGCGTCGGCAAGCTCTGCGTCGATTCGACGCGTGTTCCAGTCTATTCGCGGGATGGCGCGGTCGCGTGGAAGCGTCATGGGGATCTGGTTCCCGGGGACTTCGTGTTCGGTCGTCATGGTCGACCGATCGAGGTGCTCGGACACTTCCCGCAGGGCATGCAGGACGTCTACCAGGTCACGCTGTGGGATGGCCGCACACTCGACGTCGGCGGTCCGCACCTGTGGACGGTCTACACGGCTAAGCAGCGCTCCAACAAACACGCTGGCAAGGACGTGGAGCCGGTGACGTTGACGACCCTGGAGATGCTCGAGCGTGGCGTGGTGCGCACGTACGCCGGGGACCTTCGCGAGCACCTCAAGTTCTTCATTCCCGCCAACGAGGCGGTCGAATGGACCGAGCGAGACTTGGGGGTCGACCCTTACGTCCTCGGTGTGCTCATCGGCAATGGGTGCCTTAGGGAGTCGCAGCTGACGCTGTCCTCGGCCACAGACGACGCGGATCAGACCGTGTGGACGGTCGGCGAGTGGCTGGGGTCGGAGCCGAAGCAGGCAGGCAACGGCTACAACTGGCACTTCCCGGCCGGATGGGCGCATCCCAACGGCCGGGGCGAGGCTCTGCATCAGACGAAGGACGTTCTGGCCTCCGTCCCGGAACTCGTGGGCACCTACTCCGCTGACCGCCGCATCCCGGAGGCGTACAAGCACGCCTCGGTCAAGCAGCGCTGGGCGTTGGTGAGGGGCCTGTTCGACACCGATGGGACTATCGACGGCACATCTGGGCGCTTCAACGTGTCGTACTCGACCGTTTCGAAGGGCCTGGCCGAGGATCTGCAGGACGTGCTCTTCTCTCTCGGCATCTCGAACTCTCTGAAGACATCGCGGCGTACCAAGGAGGATCGTCGCGAACTGGTCGAGTACAGCGTCCACGTCAAGGTGGGCAACGCGGACAAGGTGCAGTTCTTCGAGCTCCCGCGCAAACGTGAGATCGCTGCGCGGGCGGCGCGAGAGACGTCGGGTCGCGAGCGCGTGAAGAAGTTCGACATGGTGGGCGTCAAGTCGATCGAGAAGCTGCCGGAGCAGCAGAGCTCGTCGTGCATCTACGTCAACGACGAGGAGCACCTCTACCAGGCTGGTCGGTTCGTGGTCACGCACAACACTGAGCTCACGAAGCAGCTGGCGCGACTGCTGTTCGGTGACGACCAGCGGCACCTGATCCGGTTCGACATGACGGAGTACGCCGAGGACTCGTCGTTCACGGCGTTCCGTTCTGAGCTCACCAAGCGCGTGTGGGACCTCTCCCACGCGGTGCTGCTCTTCGACGAGGTCGAGAAGGCTTCGGCGTTGGTCACGCGCGTACTGCTGCAGGTGCTCGACGACGGCCGGCTCAACGACGACAACAACCGCGAGGTGAGCTTCCTCAACACCTACATCGTGCTGACGACGAACGCCGGCTCGGAGATTTACAAGGACATCGCGCAGTACGCGGCGGACGACACCGGTTCGGGCAAGCATCTGCTGGAGTACGAGAAGCTCATCCGCCGCTCGATCTCCTCGACGACGGGCGACAACCGGTTTCCGCCCGAGCTGCTGGGCCGTATTGACGCGATCGTGCCTTTCCAGCCGCTGTCCCTGCCGACGCAGCAAAAGATCGTGCGGAAGAAGCTGCGCCAGATGGTGCAGGAGGTGTTCGTCAAGCACAACGTGCGGGTCGACGTCGATGCGACGGTCCTGCAGTACCTCATCGAGGACAAGGGTGACACCGACTCTGATGCCGGCGGTGCGCGTGCGGCTGTGGCGAAGCTGACCGACGAGGTCACCACTGCGGTGGCGACCTTCCTCAACGAGCACCCCTCGGAACGACGGATCCGCATCGACGTCGTCGGCGACCTGGTCAGCGACAACAAGAACCTGCTGAGTTCCGACGCCTACGTCGAGGTCAGCGCTGTGCGATGAACCGGTCGAGTACAGCTGGAGCGAGTCGACTCGTGCATCGATAGCCATTTCACGCCCTCATGATTGCCCACTTTCATAAGAGGACGATAAGATACTCATAAATCAGTCGAACCGTGTCGCATCAGCGAAGGGATCGAGCATC
This DNA window, taken from Streptomyces sp. SCSIO 30461, encodes the following:
- the mobL gene encoding relaxase MobL, which translates into the protein MGLKQDIVIVNEFSVPLPGGKGSRGATPGDYVTRYMAREQATESLAPIQRLRTDDFIMRYMARESAVERACISRSAAKHEMRQAQGDGGVAFGYGSVSLSDEQLKAASKDIQHYFDAGHTVLKTVLSFDEEYLRKHRIVDQDFHCEARGDYRGHIDQMKLRMAIMHGLERMSSGTGGFDDLRYVGVIQIDTEHVHCHLAMVDAGRGQVTKTGTQRGKLLDRHKSRLRRGIDAWLDEKQAVAHLSSAVGYERRNVTTFIKRWAHERIRAESLPQFLLACLPADRTLWRAGSNDARMRKANQLVTELVKEQLDRAGSPMPEAMERIVDYANERRAKESLSTEEWQKLVERGRTQIMERAVNGIYQMLRALPESELRVRTPMLEVMGMDYQQMAALAADRQGEDENAEADLLSFGFRLRSYASRLQHHREKAGVYRDLTRQWEQAENAGVAAEDSRPLYDFYRFEENYHRRLMSKYRHFLPFLGDAGQWYEQQQDVATYGQRLLSLMALRADASLQQTKDPEMAENLGRTIYDQPGGRLLTEGNRGRAVLDARIRTMKQSYDQKLDGLRADLASCGLVLRVGPSADDQASTETDAASTDFKIVAGAAYDFDEVKALDLHHLGYDFVTDVAIGPHAHHTFAETTRNRRRLLLAAMDYLDQSGQAEAIPDLPVDDVAAMTRVSQELTPQQTDEESSTLVLRSRIAELRAEREQAERMRRSKASSLDADLAVRVQAQVDQAVITADAGIEFDSQQPTIQTDFRSEQKD
- a CDS encoding ATP-grasp domain-containing protein — translated: MSHPMLLAIGSGPRPMRGYLLEQTAAHYPLLLINDAPLTWQKPYVIDHEIADLSDPIAVNTAAASLAVRWPIVGVLTWDEFHLMAAARLAHSLGGLPGNTLAAVAAARDKATSRQRFAAAGVPSAASTWVHSLDAAASAAERVGYPVVIKPAAYTGSIGVIRVDTIADLPAAWAIASAGAVHQGPDGDGVLVEEYLHGDEISVESVTHRGVTSAVAVTRKAVGFAPYFLETGHSVSVGDPLLYEVAPVAAAALEALGITHGVSHTELRLTPQGPKVIEVNARHGGDLIGELVRLATGISLPLAAAALACGEIPNLRPTRRRSAAIGMIYPPAEGIVTHRGLRPGSDQHLEHFQWLCDVGDTATLTPSSTTPNNIRAGYAVVSGDSAHDAQQHLADILARAEVKVTSTVPRAA
- a CDS encoding AAA family ATPase, with amino-acid sequence MFHEAQLDERYPLLSKLSQPLKKAERDIVGRERETMQLLASMCRPELCNALLLAEAGAGKTALVQATMLVDPDRLYLEADPARMISEAGDAETMAAMLKGFFDEAERFVKDEAHELVLFIDEFHQIIQLSDAAVEAIKPVLAASGPRGIRIIAATTYEEFHQHISSNQPLVERLQRINLNPPGQETTITILKGMAERYGVADEFYDDHIFRQIYEYTQRYMPASAQPRKSILVLDSMVGWHRLTHRPMDRDLLSDVLMESLNVNVAFRVDGAKIKKHLDTKVFSQDLATHAVARRLQLSVADLNDKGKPMASLLFTGSTGVGKLCVDSTRVPVYSRDGAVAWKRHGDLVPGDFVFGRHGRPIEVLGHFPQGMQDVYQVTLWDGRTLDVGGPHLWTVYTAKQRSNKHAGKDVEPVTLTTLEMLERGVVRTYAGDLREHLKFFIPANEAVEWTERDLGVDPYVLGVLIGNGCLRESQLTLSSATDDADQTVWTVGEWLGSEPKQAGNGYNWHFPAGWAHPNGRGEALHQTKDVLASVPELVGTYSADRRIPEAYKHASVKQRWALVRGLFDTDGTIDGTSGRFNVSYSTVSKGLAEDLQDVLFSLGISNSLKTSRRTKEDRRELVEYSVHVKVGNADKVQFFELPRKREIAARAARETSGRERVKKFDMVGVKSIEKLPEQQSSSCIYVNDEEHLYQAGRFVVTHNTELTKQLARLLFGDDQRHLIRFDMTEYAEDSSFTAFRSELTKRVWDLSHAVLLFDEVEKASALVTRVLLQVLDDGRLNDDNNREVSFLNTYIVLTTNAGSEIYKDIAQYAADDTGSGKHLLEYEKLIRRSISSTTGDNRFPPELLGRIDAIVPFQPLSLPTQQKIVRKKLRQMVQEVFVKHNVRVDVDATVLQYLIEDKGDTDSDAGGARAAVAKLTDEVTTAVATFLNEHPSERRIRIDVVGDLVSDNKNLLSSDAYVEVSAVR